One window of the Cryptomeria japonica chromosome 7, Sugi_1.0, whole genome shotgun sequence genome contains the following:
- the LOC131051885 gene encoding uncharacterized protein LOC131051885, which translates to MESLPVTLRNFEESDVDDFMEWATDEEVYRFSKHLPYKSREQAENYLKNEAMVHPWLKAICLNGRAVGSISLRRGCDDCWCKAGIGYRLARRWWGEGLTTQAVKLALSTAFIDMPGLERIEGIVEPENVGSQRVFEKAGFVKEGLLCKYLRFKGKTRDFYSYSFLAPDLPNCV; encoded by the coding sequence ATGGAGAGCCTGCCTGTAACACTGCGCAATTTTGAGGAGTCCGACGTGGACGATTTCATGGAGTGGGCAACGGATGAGGAAGTGTACCGTTTCTCAAAGCATTTGCCCTACAAATCGAGGGAACAGGCGGAAAACTACCTTAAAAACGAAGCCATGGTGCACCCCTGGCTGAAGGCCATTTGCCTCAACGGCAGGGCTGTGGGTTCCATTTCACTCAGGAGAGGCTGCGACGATTGCTGGTGTAAGGCGGGAATTGGGTACAGATTGGCGCGCAGGTGGTGGGGGGAGGGACTCACTACCCAGGCCGTCAAATTGGCTCTCTCCACTGCTTTCATTGACATGCCCGGTTTGGAGCGCATCGAAGGCATTGTGGAACCGGAGAATGTTGGGTCTCAGAGGGTCTTCGAGAAGGCTGGATTTGTCAAGGAAGGTCTTCTCTGCAAGTATTTGAGGTTCAAGGGGAAAACCAGGGACTTTTATAGCTATAGCTTCCTGGCTCCAGATTTGCCCAATTGTGTATAA